In Corylus avellana chromosome ca8, CavTom2PMs-1.0, the genomic stretch AACATGCTTTAAGCCTCTATATATGTTTTCATTATCTATCTTTTGCTTGCTTTTTTTAAATACAGTTAACACAGTTGGTACTAAATGTGAAATTGTGTGAGCAGCCAAACATTACATGCTTATAATGTAATAGAGTTTGTCCTTGGTTGAATAATATGTATACGTTGTTTAGGATTCATATATAGgatctctttatatatatttaagttgTATAATTTCCTTATCAGATGATATCATAATCTACTCATGTAATCATGCTAGAATCTTATCATTATCATGTAGCCACGTCCAAGCTTAGGCTAGCTTTTCCATCTCTAGTTGAGTTGTGAATGGGAAGGCATGACTGTCGATGCCTCACCTTGGGACTTCTCACTTAGTGATTCCGCGACTACGTTGGCTTTATTGTTGTTGTATACAACAAAACCTTTTGACTTTGTAAGAAGAGTGAGGACAGGTGCTTCAGCTCTTgaaagcttctttttttataatatcTCCTGTCATTGAACATAGTTTGTTACAAGAGAATGGCAAACAATCTGGTGCACAAAAACGGGCTCGCCACATGGCAAACAATCAAGCAACACCACCCGGGATCACCTATAGGAAACTTCACATTAAAAGGGTCACCATTATTAGAAAATATGTGTTACGCTATTTCTCTCAGAGCTCTCTCTATTTAGTTTTATTCTCAAAGCCATTTAATGGAGTAAGCATCGGAGGCTTTCTGGTTTATGAGTCTCGAGGCCCGACATCTTTTTGATGACTTTGAAGGAGCCCCATCATTCGGTCTAGCCTTgcaaaaatattcttcaaccGTTTAAATCCTAGTACTCATGCTGGTATTTGTTCACAATAATCCCGGTACTCAAATTTTAACCTATACTACTGTGTAAACATAGGGATCGTAAAGCAACCTAAATAAttattgatatatatagttcccaaatggtagctcaatcggttggagatCGCTTTATGAAGTGGagattactagtttgaatctccatcctctaaaagttttttttgatgatatatCAACTTTAATTTTCAACTGAATATTCATGAGCAGAACAAGGTACGATTGTGTTATCATAATTACCCAAGTACACAAGTACACGTACAACACGTCAAAGGTAGAGTTAACATTAACTTTTGTAAAATTGAAGCTCATATTTTGTGAACGACGTCGACAGCATCAGCATATGATTGATTGTCGTGGCCCATGTCTTGTAACGCTCATAATCTTCCGCCATATCTAGCTTGAACGCGCCCCTACTTGTTGTTAGCACGATGAGATAACACGTGTTGGCGTCTTGATCAGCTTCTGAATCTTTATACAGCTCAGCATGCAGGTCCAACACAATACCTTAAATAACCAATTTCCATATTCATTAATCAATatgattctttattttttgtaatctATATAAAGCATAGGATTTATACCATTTCCAttgaaaatgatcaaattatcaaaaagatgaaatgaataGAGAGggaaagtaaaagaaagagaCATACTTTCTTTCTTACTTTTCCACAGATTGTGCTTTGTTATTTGAAGAATAACCTGTAAATTAGTTGAAACAAGAATTAAAGAGTTGAATGAAATAGAGCCTGCTCTCTAGCTAGACTTCCTCTAATTTCTCAATAACATATCCTGCCCACAAGAACTGTATATTGGTTGAGTAAGGAGTCGAACAACTGATCTCGTGATATTAATCAAATGAGTCAGTCAATCATTAGAGCTAGCTAACTGTCATGGGCCAATTGAGTTTATGGTTAATTCTTCTAAGCTTTATATTTATGCCCCACAAAATTTACAGCTAATTTACATGTTGACACAATATTAGCATACGATCGAGTGATACCTTGGCTTCGCTGTTGAGGGCGACTGACACAGTTTTCACCGAGTACTTCCCTGTTTACACATTATTCAAATACACAAATAAATTTGGAATAAAACATATGAGAAAGAACTTCTTGAGGGTTGAAAAACAAATACGCATGATTCAATAATGACTTTAGATGTACGTTATATACCTTCTGGTGTTTCTACAGTGAGATCGGCACCCTTTGCAAGGATCTTTTTATACTTCTCAAAATTGAAGTCTAAATCATTGGTGTCCTCAATAGGGAGTACAGGTGCACTCCCATTTAATCTCTTCTTGCATCCTGATCTTGCTTTCAGTGTGGCAGCTCCTTTTAATGCTGCAAAATGAGGCATTTTggacattttaacaaaaaagggGCCGAAACATGAGATATTGACGttgtaaatttataaaattcGAGGTTATGATTACAAAATCGTTTATATTTCGGGGGGATCAagtgtaagtgaagttttctatCCTTCTAACCCATTAATTTAGCTAACAAATACAAGAGAATTAAAAGGATAGTTTTAATTTACATGTTGCAGCTGCAGCTGTGAGTGTTAAGATGTCACTTGCATTTGTACCACTCATGGCTGAACCTATCAAACTGCCGAGCTGCTCCCTTTTCGCCCCCATGGCTTCGGCGACCTTTGCACACTCTGCTGCAACCAGAGCAGCCGCAGAGGCCACTGCGGCTTCCTTGGCAGTGCTTGACTCGTCCTTTCCGGAGTTTTCGGCGGCGATGGCGGCGAGTGCTGCTGCCACGCCAGCCACTGATATTGCTGCATGCACTTCAGCTCTTCGTAGCCTCCCCTCTTCTTTGCgcctttgttttatttctttcaacCATTTCTTCATTGACACATTCTTGAATGGAAGTATATTCTTCCATGGCAACTGCataaaattttttagtttattcgTAGTCTTGTAGACAAATATGCTTTTAACACTTGACTTAAGCCGATAAGAATTAGCAaagttaatcatttaattaattgtacttTAACACTCTCACGCTCAAAAGTGGTTCAAACTCAGAAGTTTGAGagcatgttaaattatcaatttttttaaaagtttaagctgataaaaaataataaatttaatcaatactttaatatataaaacgaaaaatgtttataattaaaagaaaataaaactcaaGTATTATTGAATTGCTTACCCATTTCTTCTGGAAATAGCTATTGTAGTTTAATTCAGGGTGCATTGCTTGCTGCATCCATATCAAAGACTGCAAAGAgaggtgaaaaaagaaaaaagaaaaagaaaaagaaaaaaactcaattatttatGCATACGTACGTAAGTGATGACGTAGAATATATTTCCATATAATTGTGATCGTAATCAAATCCGATACCTTCACATCATCGGATTTCCATGGTGGTAGAGGCTTAAAATCTGTATCATCCATCCTAACGTTCTTGTCCATCTTCTGCAagttcaaaatatatatggtataTAATTCATGATTTCCTTTAGATctaataaaagagaaaattaatctATTTATTTCCCTTTATGATGAATATTTCACTCACCATGAAAGGAGATATGGCGTTGCTCTCGAATTGCTTGATTGAGTTATCAAGAATAACGAGTGGTCCTCCTTCTAGCTCTGGCTGCAAGGCTTGTACGGCAAAGTCGCACCATGCATGCGACAGAAAATCCATACTCTCGGGATGTGCATTCGAAGGCgtttgattcaaatttgaagCCATGAAATTTCTTAGAAATTGGAATATAGTCAATAACAAGTGCTACTAtctaattcaaatatatatacacatacacTAGAAATGGTGAATCACCATCTTGTCAATGCTTTAATGTGGGTTCTCCATACCCATATAAATAGTGGTAGTAAGGAGTTGtatatgattaattaattaatctagATGGGGCACGACTAGACAAGGGAACTTTACTCGCCAAATCATTATAGTTGGTTGGATCACCATAAAGTAGGTATAGATGTGATGTAGGAGAATCATCAGCTGAATTGTCGGATATTGAATTAATGGCACTAGAATATCTTGACAAAGAAGATCGAAGATTGCTatgcttacaaacaaatttgaacttatcttatatccaattATGTTATgctacatcagtttgtaaaaaattttccgtaaaatttatttgtaagcctagccTTCCTCAAGAAAATCAGCACCAGAATGACAATAATCAAGCATAAGATTTGAggattatttttagaataatatctTTTTGCTTTGTCTCCAAGTTTCAgggtctttattttttttaatctaaatatTTTGCTTGAAAAATACTGAACTTAGCCTATAAATATGGTctgtattatttttcaattcagttttaaagttttaaagtaattgttaaattattaaatttacctcttcctataagcttaaccTTTTggaataactagtaatttaGCTTAaagtatcaaataaaaatttcagagttttatttttttttggggggggggcgGGGGGCAGCTAGGGTCTTTCTCCTCTCTAATAGTTATTTTCTCTCCTCCGGGTTCCCTCTATAgctttcaattttaaatttctgCTTACTATCATACGTTGTCAGAACAATCTTAATCCTAGTCCTAGTCCAGCTTAGTATCAAGATGTCTAGAGTTGAGGCCATAAAGAATAGTGGGTAGCTAGGGGATGATACAACTTG encodes the following:
- the LOC132190456 gene encoding VAN3-binding protein encodes the protein MASNLNQTPSNAHPESMDFLSHAWCDFAVQALQPELEGGPLVILDNSIKQFESNAISPFMKMDKNVRMDDTDFKPLPPWKSDDVKSLIWMQQAMHPELNYNSYFQKKWLPWKNILPFKNVSMKKWLKEIKQRRKEEGRLRRAEVHAAISVAGVAAALAAIAAENSGKDESSTAKEAAVASAAALVAAECAKVAEAMGAKREQLGSLIGSAMSGTNASDILTLTAAAATSLKGAATLKARSGCKKRLNGSAPVLPIEDTNDLDFNFEKYKKILAKGADLTVETPEGKYSVKTVSVALNSEAKVILQITKHNLWKSKKESIVLDLHAELYKDSEADQDANTCYLIVLTTSRGAFKLDMAEDYERYKTWATTINHMLMLSTSFTKYELQFYKS